In Strigops habroptila isolate Jane chromosome 14, bStrHab1.2.pri, whole genome shotgun sequence, one genomic interval encodes:
- the ARHGAP44 gene encoding rho GTPase-activating protein 44 isoform X3 has product MKKQFNRMRQLANQTVGRAEKTEVLSEDLLQKKLPLTTLAQCLMEGSAVLGDDSLLGKMLRLCGEAEDKLAQELIHFELQVERDVIEPLFVLAEVEIPNIQKQRKHLAKLVLDMDSSRTRWQQSAKSSGLASNLQPSGAKADALREEMEEAANRVEICRDQLSADMYNFVAKEVDYANYFQTLIEVQAEYHRKSLALLQSVLPQIKAQQETWMEKPSFGKPLEEHLAVSGREIAFPVEACVTMLLECGMQEEGLFRVAPSASKLKKLKAALDCCVVDVQEYSADPHAIAGALKSYLRELPEPLMTFELYEEWIQASNIPEQDKRLQALWNTCEKLPKANYNNIRYVIKFLAKLTEYQDMNKMTPSNVAIVLGPNLLWPQADGNMTEMMTTVSLQIVGIIEPLIQHADWFFPGDIEFNVTGNYGSPMHINHNANYSSMPSPDMDHTDRRQHDQARRPLSVATDNMMLEFYKKDGLRKIQSMGVRVMDTSWVARRGTSVARKAASTPPAAQPPAPPAELPPAPHSPIPEQAPDTSAIPSPPPTSFGFPPGAERTSTLGPPEPAPVAGQLHGSPGPVPAEQSPLAPRKVAKKLAPIPPRATAGEPGGGQPSPGSLSPTPPSTPAAFGPAAPPGPCPPPAPLLPPPAAAAAAAAAARSRPTPKPRPRPALPPPPQPPAAAPGPPQPPELPRRDAAGPGDGAVTGLLRFEVPSLHVPPDAALCQDPPEAPQRLSGPGPAARPEEEEEESESTAL; this is encoded by the exons CCAACCAGACCGTGGGCAg GGCTGAGAAGACAGAGGTTTTGAGCGAAGATCTCCTGCAG AAGAAGCTGCCGCTGACGACACTGGCGCAGTGCTTGATGGAGGGGTCAGCTGTGCTGGGCGACGACTCCCTGCTAGG GAAGATGCTGCGGCTGTGCGGGGAGGCCGAGGACAAGCTGGCTCAGGAGCTCATCCACTTCGAGCTGCAGGTGGAGAGGGACGTCATCGAGCCCCTCTTTGTGCTGGCTGAG GTGGAAATCCCGAATATccaaaagcagaggaagcacTTGGCAAAGCTCGTGCTGGATATGGACTCCTCCAGGACAAG GTGGCAGCAGTCCGCCAAGTCCTCAGGTTTGGCCAGCAACCTGCAGCCCTCGGGTGCCAAAGCTGATGCTCtcagggaggagatggaggaggcGGCCAACAGAGTGGAGATCTGCAGG GACCAGCTCTCAGCTGACATGTACAATTTTGTGGCCAAAGAAGTAGACTATGCAAACTATTTCCAAACG CTGATCGAGGTGCAGGCTGAGTACCACCGGAAATCCCTAGCGCTTCTGCAGAGCGTCCTGCCTCAGATTAAAGCCCAGCAGG AGACATGGATGGAAAAGCCCTCCTTCGGGAAGCCCTTGGAAGAGCACCTGGCCGTCAGCGGGCGGGAGATCGCCTTCCCTGTGGAGGCATGTGTGACGATGCTCCTGGAGTGCGGCatgcaggaggag GGTCTTTTCCGAGTGGCTCCCTCGGCCTCCAAGCTGAAGAAGCTCAAAGCTGCCCTGGACTGCTGTGTGGTGGATGTGCAGGAGTACTCAGCCGACCCACATGCCATTGCAG GAGCCCTGAAGTCCTACCTGCGAGAGCTGCCAGAGCCCCTCATGACATTTGAGCTGTACGAGGAGTGGATCCAGGCCTCCAA CATCCCGGAGCAGGACAAGCGGCTGCAAGCTCTCTGGAACACCTGCGAGAAGCTGCCCAAAGCCAACTACAACAACATCAG GTACGTGATTAAATTCCTGGCCAAGCTGACCGAGTACCAGGACATGAATAAAATGACACCAAGCAACGTGGCCATCGTGCTGGGGCCCAACCTCCTCTGGCCACAGGCGGACGG aAACATGACAGAGATGATGACAACCGTCTCGCTGCAGATTGTGGGCATCATCGAGCCGCTCATCCAGCATGCCGATTGGTTCTTCCCTGGAG ATATTGAGTTCAACGTGACGGGCAACTATGGCAGTCCCATGCACATCAACCACAATGCCAACTACAGCTCCATGCCCTCCCCAGATATGGACCACACGGACCGCCGGCAGCACGACCAGGCGCGGCGGCCCCTCAGCGTGGCCACAGACAACATGATGCTGGAGTTTTACAAGAAGGATGG CCTTAGGAAAATCCAAAG CATGGGCGTCAGGGTGATGGACACCTCATGGGTGGCTCGCCGAGGCACGTCTGTGGCACGCAAGGCAGCCTCCACCCCGCCGGCCGCGCAGCCGCCTGCGCCGCCCGCAGAGCTGCCCCCCGCGCCCCACTCGCCCATTCCCGAGCAAGCGCCGGACACCTCCGCAatcccttccccacctcccaccAGCTTCGGCTTTCCCCCGGGAGCCGAGCGGACAAG caCTCTCGGACCCCCGGAGCCTGCCCCCGTGGCCGGGCAGCTCCACGGCAGCCCCGGGCCGGTCCCGGCAGAGCAGAGCCCGCTCGCCCCGCGCAAAG TGGCCAAGAAGCTGGCGCCCATCCCGCCGCGGGCGACCGCGGGGGAGCCGGGAGGGGGGCAGCCGTCCCCCGGCAGCCTCTCCCCCACCCCGCCCAGCACCCCCGCCGCGTtcggccccgccgcgccccccgggccctgcccgccgcccgccccgctcctgcccccccccgccgccgccgccgccgccgccgccgccgcccggtCCCGGCCCACCCCGAAGCCGCGGCCGCGGCCCGCCCTGCCCCCGCCGCCGcagccccccgccgccgcccccggccccccccagcccccggAGCTGCCCCGCCGGGACGCCGCGGGCCCCGGGGACGGCGCCGTGACAG GTCTGCTCCGTTTTGAGGTCCCCTCCCTCCACGTCCCCCCAGATGCCGCCCTGTGCCAGGACCCGCCGGAGGCACCGCAGAGACTCTCGGGGCCAGGCCCGGCCGCCCggccagaggaggaggaggaggaatcgGAGAGCACAGCCCTATGA
- the ARHGAP44 gene encoding rho GTPase-activating protein 44 isoform X1, which produces MKKQFNRMRQLANQTVGRAEKTEVLSEDLLQVEKRLELVKQVSHSTHKKLTACLQGQQGLDADKRSKKLPLTTLAQCLMEGSAVLGDDSLLGKMLRLCGEAEDKLAQELIHFELQVERDVIEPLFVLAEVEIPNIQKQRKHLAKLVLDMDSSRTRWQQSAKSSGLASNLQPSGAKADALREEMEEAANRVEICRDQLSADMYNFVAKEVDYANYFQTLIEVQAEYHRKSLALLQSVLPQIKAQQETWMEKPSFGKPLEEHLAVSGREIAFPVEACVTMLLECGMQEEGLFRVAPSASKLKKLKAALDCCVVDVQEYSADPHAIAGALKSYLRELPEPLMTFELYEEWIQASNIPEQDKRLQALWNTCEKLPKANYNNIRYVIKFLAKLTEYQDMNKMTPSNVAIVLGPNLLWPQADGNMTEMMTTVSLQIVGIIEPLIQHADWFFPGDIEFNVTGNYGSPMHINHNANYSSMPSPDMDHTDRRQHDQARRPLSVATDNMMLEFYKKDGLRKIQSMGVRVMDTSWVARRGTSVARKAASTPPAAQPPAPPAELPPAPHSPIPEQAPDTSAIPSPPPTSFGFPPGAERTSTLGPPEPAPVAGQLHGSPGPVPAEQSPLAPRKVAKKLAPIPPRATAGEPGGGQPSPGSLSPTPPSTPAAFGPAAPPGPCPPPAPLLPPPAAAAAAAAAARSRPTPKPRPRPALPPPPQPPAAAPGPPQPPELPRRDAAGPGDGAVTGLLRFEVPSLHVPPDAALCQDPPEAPQRLSGPGPAARPEEEEEESESTAL; this is translated from the exons CCAACCAGACCGTGGGCAg GGCTGAGAAGACAGAGGTTTTGAGCGAAGATCTCCTGCAG GTAGAGAAGCGCCTGGAGCTGGTGAAGCAGGtctcccacagcacccacaaaAAGCTGACAGCATGTCTGCAGGGCCAGCAAGGCCTGGACGCCGACAAGCGCTCG AAGAAGCTGCCGCTGACGACACTGGCGCAGTGCTTGATGGAGGGGTCAGCTGTGCTGGGCGACGACTCCCTGCTAGG GAAGATGCTGCGGCTGTGCGGGGAGGCCGAGGACAAGCTGGCTCAGGAGCTCATCCACTTCGAGCTGCAGGTGGAGAGGGACGTCATCGAGCCCCTCTTTGTGCTGGCTGAG GTGGAAATCCCGAATATccaaaagcagaggaagcacTTGGCAAAGCTCGTGCTGGATATGGACTCCTCCAGGACAAG GTGGCAGCAGTCCGCCAAGTCCTCAGGTTTGGCCAGCAACCTGCAGCCCTCGGGTGCCAAAGCTGATGCTCtcagggaggagatggaggaggcGGCCAACAGAGTGGAGATCTGCAGG GACCAGCTCTCAGCTGACATGTACAATTTTGTGGCCAAAGAAGTAGACTATGCAAACTATTTCCAAACG CTGATCGAGGTGCAGGCTGAGTACCACCGGAAATCCCTAGCGCTTCTGCAGAGCGTCCTGCCTCAGATTAAAGCCCAGCAGG AGACATGGATGGAAAAGCCCTCCTTCGGGAAGCCCTTGGAAGAGCACCTGGCCGTCAGCGGGCGGGAGATCGCCTTCCCTGTGGAGGCATGTGTGACGATGCTCCTGGAGTGCGGCatgcaggaggag GGTCTTTTCCGAGTGGCTCCCTCGGCCTCCAAGCTGAAGAAGCTCAAAGCTGCCCTGGACTGCTGTGTGGTGGATGTGCAGGAGTACTCAGCCGACCCACATGCCATTGCAG GAGCCCTGAAGTCCTACCTGCGAGAGCTGCCAGAGCCCCTCATGACATTTGAGCTGTACGAGGAGTGGATCCAGGCCTCCAA CATCCCGGAGCAGGACAAGCGGCTGCAAGCTCTCTGGAACACCTGCGAGAAGCTGCCCAAAGCCAACTACAACAACATCAG GTACGTGATTAAATTCCTGGCCAAGCTGACCGAGTACCAGGACATGAATAAAATGACACCAAGCAACGTGGCCATCGTGCTGGGGCCCAACCTCCTCTGGCCACAGGCGGACGG aAACATGACAGAGATGATGACAACCGTCTCGCTGCAGATTGTGGGCATCATCGAGCCGCTCATCCAGCATGCCGATTGGTTCTTCCCTGGAG ATATTGAGTTCAACGTGACGGGCAACTATGGCAGTCCCATGCACATCAACCACAATGCCAACTACAGCTCCATGCCCTCCCCAGATATGGACCACACGGACCGCCGGCAGCACGACCAGGCGCGGCGGCCCCTCAGCGTGGCCACAGACAACATGATGCTGGAGTTTTACAAGAAGGATGG CCTTAGGAAAATCCAAAG CATGGGCGTCAGGGTGATGGACACCTCATGGGTGGCTCGCCGAGGCACGTCTGTGGCACGCAAGGCAGCCTCCACCCCGCCGGCCGCGCAGCCGCCTGCGCCGCCCGCAGAGCTGCCCCCCGCGCCCCACTCGCCCATTCCCGAGCAAGCGCCGGACACCTCCGCAatcccttccccacctcccaccAGCTTCGGCTTTCCCCCGGGAGCCGAGCGGACAAG caCTCTCGGACCCCCGGAGCCTGCCCCCGTGGCCGGGCAGCTCCACGGCAGCCCCGGGCCGGTCCCGGCAGAGCAGAGCCCGCTCGCCCCGCGCAAAG TGGCCAAGAAGCTGGCGCCCATCCCGCCGCGGGCGACCGCGGGGGAGCCGGGAGGGGGGCAGCCGTCCCCCGGCAGCCTCTCCCCCACCCCGCCCAGCACCCCCGCCGCGTtcggccccgccgcgccccccgggccctgcccgccgcccgccccgctcctgcccccccccgccgccgccgccgccgccgccgccgccgcccggtCCCGGCCCACCCCGAAGCCGCGGCCGCGGCCCGCCCTGCCCCCGCCGCCGcagccccccgccgccgcccccggccccccccagcccccggAGCTGCCCCGCCGGGACGCCGCGGGCCCCGGGGACGGCGCCGTGACAG GTCTGCTCCGTTTTGAGGTCCCCTCCCTCCACGTCCCCCCAGATGCCGCCCTGTGCCAGGACCCGCCGGAGGCACCGCAGAGACTCTCGGGGCCAGGCCCGGCCGCCCggccagaggaggaggaggaggaatcgGAGAGCACAGCCCTATGA
- the ARHGAP44 gene encoding rho GTPase-activating protein 44 isoform X4, translating into MEGSAVLGDDSLLGKMLRLCGEAEDKLAQELIHFELQVERDVIEPLFVLAEVEIPNIQKQRKHLAKLVLDMDSSRTRWQQSAKSSGLASNLQPSGAKADALREEMEEAANRVEICRDQLSADMYNFVAKEVDYANYFQTLIEVQAEYHRKSLALLQSVLPQIKAQQETWMEKPSFGKPLEEHLAVSGREIAFPVEACVTMLLECGMQEEGLFRVAPSASKLKKLKAALDCCVVDVQEYSADPHAIAGALKSYLRELPEPLMTFELYEEWIQASNIPEQDKRLQALWNTCEKLPKANYNNIRYVIKFLAKLTEYQDMNKMTPSNVAIVLGPNLLWPQADGNMTEMMTTVSLQIVGIIEPLIQHADWFFPGDIEFNVTGNYGSPMHINHNANYSSMPSPDMDHTDRRQHDQARRPLSVATDNMMLEFYKKDGLRKIQSMGVRVMDTSWVARRGTSVARKAASTPPAAQPPAPPAELPPAPHSPIPEQAPDTSAIPSPPPTSFGFPPGAERTSTLGPPEPAPVAGQLHGSPGPVPAEQSPLAPRKVAKKLAPIPPRATAGEPGGGQPSPGSLSPTPPSTPAAFGPAAPPGPCPPPAPLLPPPAAAAAAAAAARSRPTPKPRPRPALPPPPQPPAAAPGPPQPPELPRRDAAGPGDGAVTGLLRFEVPSLHVPPDAALCQDPPEAPQRLSGPGPAARPEEEEEESESTAL; encoded by the exons ATGGAGGGGTCAGCTGTGCTGGGCGACGACTCCCTGCTAGG GAAGATGCTGCGGCTGTGCGGGGAGGCCGAGGACAAGCTGGCTCAGGAGCTCATCCACTTCGAGCTGCAGGTGGAGAGGGACGTCATCGAGCCCCTCTTTGTGCTGGCTGAG GTGGAAATCCCGAATATccaaaagcagaggaagcacTTGGCAAAGCTCGTGCTGGATATGGACTCCTCCAGGACAAG GTGGCAGCAGTCCGCCAAGTCCTCAGGTTTGGCCAGCAACCTGCAGCCCTCGGGTGCCAAAGCTGATGCTCtcagggaggagatggaggaggcGGCCAACAGAGTGGAGATCTGCAGG GACCAGCTCTCAGCTGACATGTACAATTTTGTGGCCAAAGAAGTAGACTATGCAAACTATTTCCAAACG CTGATCGAGGTGCAGGCTGAGTACCACCGGAAATCCCTAGCGCTTCTGCAGAGCGTCCTGCCTCAGATTAAAGCCCAGCAGG AGACATGGATGGAAAAGCCCTCCTTCGGGAAGCCCTTGGAAGAGCACCTGGCCGTCAGCGGGCGGGAGATCGCCTTCCCTGTGGAGGCATGTGTGACGATGCTCCTGGAGTGCGGCatgcaggaggag GGTCTTTTCCGAGTGGCTCCCTCGGCCTCCAAGCTGAAGAAGCTCAAAGCTGCCCTGGACTGCTGTGTGGTGGATGTGCAGGAGTACTCAGCCGACCCACATGCCATTGCAG GAGCCCTGAAGTCCTACCTGCGAGAGCTGCCAGAGCCCCTCATGACATTTGAGCTGTACGAGGAGTGGATCCAGGCCTCCAA CATCCCGGAGCAGGACAAGCGGCTGCAAGCTCTCTGGAACACCTGCGAGAAGCTGCCCAAAGCCAACTACAACAACATCAG GTACGTGATTAAATTCCTGGCCAAGCTGACCGAGTACCAGGACATGAATAAAATGACACCAAGCAACGTGGCCATCGTGCTGGGGCCCAACCTCCTCTGGCCACAGGCGGACGG aAACATGACAGAGATGATGACAACCGTCTCGCTGCAGATTGTGGGCATCATCGAGCCGCTCATCCAGCATGCCGATTGGTTCTTCCCTGGAG ATATTGAGTTCAACGTGACGGGCAACTATGGCAGTCCCATGCACATCAACCACAATGCCAACTACAGCTCCATGCCCTCCCCAGATATGGACCACACGGACCGCCGGCAGCACGACCAGGCGCGGCGGCCCCTCAGCGTGGCCACAGACAACATGATGCTGGAGTTTTACAAGAAGGATGG CCTTAGGAAAATCCAAAG CATGGGCGTCAGGGTGATGGACACCTCATGGGTGGCTCGCCGAGGCACGTCTGTGGCACGCAAGGCAGCCTCCACCCCGCCGGCCGCGCAGCCGCCTGCGCCGCCCGCAGAGCTGCCCCCCGCGCCCCACTCGCCCATTCCCGAGCAAGCGCCGGACACCTCCGCAatcccttccccacctcccaccAGCTTCGGCTTTCCCCCGGGAGCCGAGCGGACAAG caCTCTCGGACCCCCGGAGCCTGCCCCCGTGGCCGGGCAGCTCCACGGCAGCCCCGGGCCGGTCCCGGCAGAGCAGAGCCCGCTCGCCCCGCGCAAAG TGGCCAAGAAGCTGGCGCCCATCCCGCCGCGGGCGACCGCGGGGGAGCCGGGAGGGGGGCAGCCGTCCCCCGGCAGCCTCTCCCCCACCCCGCCCAGCACCCCCGCCGCGTtcggccccgccgcgccccccgggccctgcccgccgcccgccccgctcctgcccccccccgccgccgccgccgccgccgccgccgccgcccggtCCCGGCCCACCCCGAAGCCGCGGCCGCGGCCCGCCCTGCCCCCGCCGCCGcagccccccgccgccgcccccggccccccccagcccccggAGCTGCCCCGCCGGGACGCCGCGGGCCCCGGGGACGGCGCCGTGACAG GTCTGCTCCGTTTTGAGGTCCCCTCCCTCCACGTCCCCCCAGATGCCGCCCTGTGCCAGGACCCGCCGGAGGCACCGCAGAGACTCTCGGGGCCAGGCCCGGCCGCCCggccagaggaggaggaggaggaatcgGAGAGCACAGCCCTATGA
- the ARHGAP44 gene encoding rho GTPase-activating protein 44 isoform X2, with protein MKKQFNRMRQLANQTVGRAEKTEVLSEDLLQVEKRLELVKQVSHSTHKKLTACLQGQQGLDADKRSKKLPLTTLAQCLMEGSAVLGDDSLLGKMLRLCGEAEDKLAQELIHFELQVERDVIEPLFVLAEVEIPNIQKQRKHLAKLVLDMDSSRTRWQQSAKSSGLASNLQPSGAKADALREEMEEAANRVEICRDQLSADMYNFVAKEVDYANYFQTLIEVQAEYHRKSLALLQSVLPQIKAQQETWMEKPSFGKPLEEHLAVSGREIAFPVEACVTMLLECGMQEEGLFRVAPSASKLKKLKAALDCCVVDVQEYSADPHAIAGALKSYLRELPEPLMTFELYEEWIQASNIPEQDKRLQALWNTCEKLPKANYNNIRYVIKFLAKLTEYQDMNKMTPSNVAIVLGPNLLWPQADGNMTEMMTTVSLQIVGIIEPLIQHADWFFPGDIEFNVTGNYGSPMHINHNANYSSMPSPDMDHTDRRQHDQARRPLSVATDNMMLEFYKKDGMGVRVMDTSWVARRGTSVARKAASTPPAAQPPAPPAELPPAPHSPIPEQAPDTSAIPSPPPTSFGFPPGAERTSTLGPPEPAPVAGQLHGSPGPVPAEQSPLAPRKVAKKLAPIPPRATAGEPGGGQPSPGSLSPTPPSTPAAFGPAAPPGPCPPPAPLLPPPAAAAAAAAAARSRPTPKPRPRPALPPPPQPPAAAPGPPQPPELPRRDAAGPGDGAVTGLLRFEVPSLHVPPDAALCQDPPEAPQRLSGPGPAARPEEEEEESESTAL; from the exons CCAACCAGACCGTGGGCAg GGCTGAGAAGACAGAGGTTTTGAGCGAAGATCTCCTGCAG GTAGAGAAGCGCCTGGAGCTGGTGAAGCAGGtctcccacagcacccacaaaAAGCTGACAGCATGTCTGCAGGGCCAGCAAGGCCTGGACGCCGACAAGCGCTCG AAGAAGCTGCCGCTGACGACACTGGCGCAGTGCTTGATGGAGGGGTCAGCTGTGCTGGGCGACGACTCCCTGCTAGG GAAGATGCTGCGGCTGTGCGGGGAGGCCGAGGACAAGCTGGCTCAGGAGCTCATCCACTTCGAGCTGCAGGTGGAGAGGGACGTCATCGAGCCCCTCTTTGTGCTGGCTGAG GTGGAAATCCCGAATATccaaaagcagaggaagcacTTGGCAAAGCTCGTGCTGGATATGGACTCCTCCAGGACAAG GTGGCAGCAGTCCGCCAAGTCCTCAGGTTTGGCCAGCAACCTGCAGCCCTCGGGTGCCAAAGCTGATGCTCtcagggaggagatggaggaggcGGCCAACAGAGTGGAGATCTGCAGG GACCAGCTCTCAGCTGACATGTACAATTTTGTGGCCAAAGAAGTAGACTATGCAAACTATTTCCAAACG CTGATCGAGGTGCAGGCTGAGTACCACCGGAAATCCCTAGCGCTTCTGCAGAGCGTCCTGCCTCAGATTAAAGCCCAGCAGG AGACATGGATGGAAAAGCCCTCCTTCGGGAAGCCCTTGGAAGAGCACCTGGCCGTCAGCGGGCGGGAGATCGCCTTCCCTGTGGAGGCATGTGTGACGATGCTCCTGGAGTGCGGCatgcaggaggag GGTCTTTTCCGAGTGGCTCCCTCGGCCTCCAAGCTGAAGAAGCTCAAAGCTGCCCTGGACTGCTGTGTGGTGGATGTGCAGGAGTACTCAGCCGACCCACATGCCATTGCAG GAGCCCTGAAGTCCTACCTGCGAGAGCTGCCAGAGCCCCTCATGACATTTGAGCTGTACGAGGAGTGGATCCAGGCCTCCAA CATCCCGGAGCAGGACAAGCGGCTGCAAGCTCTCTGGAACACCTGCGAGAAGCTGCCCAAAGCCAACTACAACAACATCAG GTACGTGATTAAATTCCTGGCCAAGCTGACCGAGTACCAGGACATGAATAAAATGACACCAAGCAACGTGGCCATCGTGCTGGGGCCCAACCTCCTCTGGCCACAGGCGGACGG aAACATGACAGAGATGATGACAACCGTCTCGCTGCAGATTGTGGGCATCATCGAGCCGCTCATCCAGCATGCCGATTGGTTCTTCCCTGGAG ATATTGAGTTCAACGTGACGGGCAACTATGGCAGTCCCATGCACATCAACCACAATGCCAACTACAGCTCCATGCCCTCCCCAGATATGGACCACACGGACCGCCGGCAGCACGACCAGGCGCGGCGGCCCCTCAGCGTGGCCACAGACAACATGATGCTGGAGTTTTACAAGAAGGATGG CATGGGCGTCAGGGTGATGGACACCTCATGGGTGGCTCGCCGAGGCACGTCTGTGGCACGCAAGGCAGCCTCCACCCCGCCGGCCGCGCAGCCGCCTGCGCCGCCCGCAGAGCTGCCCCCCGCGCCCCACTCGCCCATTCCCGAGCAAGCGCCGGACACCTCCGCAatcccttccccacctcccaccAGCTTCGGCTTTCCCCCGGGAGCCGAGCGGACAAG caCTCTCGGACCCCCGGAGCCTGCCCCCGTGGCCGGGCAGCTCCACGGCAGCCCCGGGCCGGTCCCGGCAGAGCAGAGCCCGCTCGCCCCGCGCAAAG TGGCCAAGAAGCTGGCGCCCATCCCGCCGCGGGCGACCGCGGGGGAGCCGGGAGGGGGGCAGCCGTCCCCCGGCAGCCTCTCCCCCACCCCGCCCAGCACCCCCGCCGCGTtcggccccgccgcgccccccgggccctgcccgccgcccgccccgctcctgcccccccccgccgccgccgccgccgccgccgccgccgcccggtCCCGGCCCACCCCGAAGCCGCGGCCGCGGCCCGCCCTGCCCCCGCCGCCGcagccccccgccgccgcccccggccccccccagcccccggAGCTGCCCCGCCGGGACGCCGCGGGCCCCGGGGACGGCGCCGTGACAG GTCTGCTCCGTTTTGAGGTCCCCTCCCTCCACGTCCCCCCAGATGCCGCCCTGTGCCAGGACCCGCCGGAGGCACCGCAGAGACTCTCGGGGCCAGGCCCGGCCGCCCggccagaggaggaggaggaggaatcgGAGAGCACAGCCCTATGA